TGCAGCAGGCTGGCAGTGCGTGTCACTTTGTAGCTTTCCACTGACTTCACCCTGCtctctttttgtgtttccttaaAGCAACCACACAATATCCTGCAGAGACGCTTAATGGAGACAAATTTATCAAAACTGCGAAGCAGCCGGGGCAGCTGGTCTCTGAAGAGTGACATCTCAGCACAGACCAATAAGCTGAATCAAACCAAACTGGGCAGCTCAAGGAAAGTGGAGGATGAGGAGTTCATAGTGGTGAGCTGCCAGGTAATATTCCACagccttctgttttatttttttcctccagattttatttttgacagcCTCACGTGatgttcttgttttccttgtttctctATTAGGGATATTAGCTTAAGGCATTATTTTGACAAAACCCTGTTTAGTTCTGTAAGAGAAAAGCAGtcattttcagcagtgaaataaaaacctATTGCTATTTAGCCACCATCTCCTCCTACGTGAGTAATGGCACCAGCTCTGCATCACCAGAGCTTTGCAGCAGCCTTAGAGGTGGGTGCGTGCAGCTCATGGGTTGCCCAGAGCTGCACTGCTCTGGTGCCCtcacagccctggggctgccatGGCATGAACACCCAAGCATCACAGAGAAAACTGGTCTGATGGATGCCTTCCCTTGGACGTCAGGCTGTAGAGAGCAGCAAGGCTGGGGGAGCACACTGAAATGCTGAGGAGTTGTCAAATCTCTGGCAAATCCCTGTGCTCACAGCCTGTCTGTTTTCCTTAAGTGCCAtccatctttcctttccccaaaagTAATTccacatttcttctctttaccCCATactctcatttttcttgctcCAAATCATCCTCTTGTACCATACACCAGGTCTAGCAGCTAATCTCACCTATAGGGTGCCAAGGAGATGCCAAGGCCAGCATATGCAGCTGGAACCCCTCAGTACCCAGCACTATGTTATTTAGTAGCCCCAGCTTTTTCAAAAAGCCGTTTAACAGCCGGCTCCTGTTTACTGGGATGGACAAGGTGATGTGCTAATGCCGGTTGCCCTGTGGGGCTTGTGCATGTGGTAGAGCGTGCCCTGAGAAACAGCTTGCAGGGGACAAGGAAGGTATGGGCTGGTGTAAGGAAACACTCGTGCTTCTgcattcctccttccctcccacatGTTGTCTCCCATCTCTGCTTGCTCCTCACAGTGCGCTGGGAAGGAGCTGAAGGCTGTGGTGGACACCGGCTCGCAGCACAACCTGATGTCATCCGCCTGCCTGGACAGGCTGGGGTAAACGTCCTCTCCGGTGGGCTGGGCTTTGTTCTGCAGAAACACGTGGTGCCTGGCAGTGCTTcgtggggctggggctttgCTTCGAAGTGGTGCTGGTCAAGATGAAAGGTGGTGCTTTGGGCAAGCACTTGAATTTTTTCAGTGCCTGTTTGTCATTGTGTTTGTGGTGAAACACAGAAGTTGTCTCTTGCCTTCAGTGTCCTTGGAGGAAAGTAAAGTCCCCAGAgtccagctcagctctgcagggctgcactgCGGAGCATGGaccttgctgctggctgcattTGCTCCAGTGCTGGTTATAAAGCACCTGTATGGTTATGTACAGGTGTGTGCTCTAAATGAGGTGTCTGGCGCTACTTGCAATAGCAGACTGCTCCctgctgaagggaagggaaatagaTGTTAAAGAACTGACTGAGCCATTCAAAGCAAAAGCCCTGCTGATCTCTGGGGAATGGAATCAGGCATCTGTTCACAGGGCATCAAGGAGCTTTTGGCCATTAATTCCTATGCAGGCACTGCTTTTTATTGCTAACTTGCAACAATTATGCAAAAACTACTACAAACTGTGAAGCAACTCAGCCTTGTTTATGGATTATAACAGTGTGTGTGGAGGGGTTTCATCCTTCAAGATATTACACTGGCTGCTCAACATGTCCTAGCTGTACGCTGATGGCCTGTGACAGTCCGTATACTGCCCATGTTCCCCATGCTGGtcctgtgcattttttttttttttttttgcaacactGCTCAGCTTCAGAAACCATGCCCAGGGACTGACCCTGGCAGGACCCGGCTCTAGCTGACATGCACCAGCAGGACTGCCTTTCCACCAGCTTCTTGCAGCTCccttgctgtttgtgtttgcagtGACAAAAGCTAAAGCCAGATTAACCAAGCAGCTTAAAAAACGGGGCTTTGATGCCCgactttttctgccttctctgtcGTAGGCCCTGTGCAACTACAGGCACTGCTCCGGCATGTTTTACTTCAAAGCAGTCTAGTGCACGTGGCAATGATAAAACATgagttttgtttaaattcagCCCTGGAAAGCAGTGGGGAAGAGACTTGCTGAGTGTGCTTGTTCCTGCTGGGGCTGAAGGGCCTCGTAGGATGCTGTGCCGAATGCTGCTGCCCGCAGGTCAGGCTTGGGGGCTCTGGGGTTGGGTTCCTGCTGTCTCTTCTGGGGTCTTGGCAGAATGAGTGTGCCTGAGGcacaggctttttaaaaatctgtgtgttgTCATTGTGCTTTTTGAGGTCTTTCTCTTGCCTTTAAGGATAGCTCTCAGGTCACTGCAGTGCAAGAAATCCTCCTTGGGTGTAGGACTGAACAGCAAGGCTGTGCTTGGGGGCTTATGGAGGGGAACAGAGACCCAAGCCTGCATGTCTTCCCTCAAGTTGCTAGAGAAGCTGCTGGGAAATGCCTACTCCAGAACAGTTCTGGGGCAGAACAAGCCAGCTCAGGGTCAAGGAGACAATAAACTTCTTGATGTGCTCCTGACAGCATTTTCAAGGCTAGTCTCTAAGTAAAGAGTCAGAGGGGATCCAGATTGTTCTCTTTGCTGCCTCTCCTGGTCTTTGTACTTGTGCTGAATGATGTGGGCAATCTAACCTCAGCACTGGCATCTCTGTCTCTTTgaatagacaaaaataaatgcagcttttaCCTGAGAGAGACATTACTGTCTGGGTGGTTTTCCATTAGATTCTAGTTCagtttaaaagacaaattaaagCTAAATAATTAATCAGCGTTGTCAGAATAGTTCTTGGAgcacagacagaagaaattaCTGTACTTGAGATATTTgtgacacctttttttcttttattgggCTGAATGTGATTTATATGTCACAGCTTCCTCTGAAGAGAGCCAGCAGTAGTATCTGCTAATAAGCAAGCATTACACACATTGCCCTAGCTGTAAGGCATGGAGACAAAATGTTGTTATCTCAACTGATGGAAGTCAATGTAGAGCATCACTTGCTTCCTCCAACACTAAATTAGAAGCAATTTTAGACCAGGAGCTTTCTTAAGTCTTGgggaaatgtaaaacaaaagatTCCTCAGGTAAAAAGAACTCACAAGTTGTGAGTTACATTCAGAGTTCGCTTCAAACAAGGTCTGACTCAACCCCATGGCTGCATCTTGGGATTGTGCTATGAACTGAAGTGGGTATGAGCTGCTGACTATACACAGAACATCACAGAAAACCTGCCAAGAAAGCAGCTTCTGTTAGCAGCCTGGTAATATGAACAAGCTAAGAGCACTTCAAGTCTGAGTACCCTTCAAATGCAGTTTGCTCCTCCCCAGATGGTCTGAACTGTGGCTGTTTCATGTCAGAAGTGTTTTCAATGTGCAGGTTAAAGGAGCATCTTGAAGCACTTCCCAGTGAGGAGGAGGCAATTTCATTACCACACAACAAGAGGGTCATTGGCCAAATTGACCATCTGGTCCTGACAGTGGGAGCGGTCCGCGTGGAGTGCGCTGCGCTTGTTGTGGGTGAGTGCTCATCTGATGCTTTGGGTGTGAGCTCCACTGGGGGTACCCTGAGGGAAACATGAAACTTCAGGAAAcacattaaaattcaaatagaATTACTTCTGTTCTTGATATTGTGTTACATTAATTCCTGGATTGATACTCCGGGCTGAATGCTTATGTGCAGACCGGCCACAGCAAGTTGGAGGGAGGCTGGCCACGGACCTTGACTTCCCTGGCGTGGTCTGTGCTCAGCCGTTTGGCTGGGCAGTGGGtgtgggagggagagagggagggagggacagaggatctgctcagcagggctgtgctgataGCACCAAGCTTGTGCTCTGCCATGTGTCCGTGTCTCCCTTGCCTTTCCTCATTTACCTATGTTCCCCTCCAGAGTAATTCAATCCATTTATAGACTGGGTTTTGTTTAGCAGAGAAGCCATCAAGGAAGGGTGTAGATACTCTACAGAAAGCCATGGGAGATCATTTTGAATGTATAAATCCAAATGTTCctatttttcagaagacaatGAGAAATCCTTCTCCTTTGGCCTGCAGACACTGAAATCCCTGAAGGTAAAAGTTTTCTAGTAGGGCTTTTACCCATGCTGGAGAAGCTGGGACCACTGTGAATTGCAGCTTTCCCTCTTACACGAATACATTTATTCTTTACAGTGTGTCATAAACATGGAGAAGCACCATCTTGTTCTGGGGAAGATGGACAGGGAAGAAATCCCATTTGTGGACAGCATCAGCGCTGGGATGGGAGAGCAGTAAGTTTGCTGTGCAGCGGGGCTGCATGGGGCTGTCCAGGCTGGCGGGCAGTGCCACACAGCCGGGCTGCACAGGGGCAGGCAGACCCTTGCTGCAGGTGAGATGGAGCTCACCGGCACaagcagaaactgtttttgaTGACTCGTTGAGTTTTGAAGCAGAGCCCCTGGATTTTTCAGAAGCCtttctcagcttctgctttttctctggtAAACGTTGCACAGTAAGGGGGATGTCTGCAAAAATCATGCTTAGGGAAATAGCTCAGAAAATATACTGAGGTCATTAG
This Cygnus atratus isolate AKBS03 ecotype Queensland, Australia chromosome 5, CAtr_DNAZoo_HiC_assembly, whole genome shotgun sequence DNA region includes the following protein-coding sequences:
- the NRIP3 gene encoding nuclear receptor-interacting protein 3; translated protein: MFYSGILTEPSRKEVEIREAASLRQQRRMKQAVQFIHKDSADLLPLDGLKKLGTSKDTQPHNILQRRLMETNLSKLRSSRGSWSLKSDISAQTNKLNQTKLGSSRKVEDEEFIVVSCQCAGKELKAVVDTGSQHNLMSSACLDRLGLKEHLEALPSEEEAISLPHNKRVIGQIDHLVLTVGAVRVECAALVVEDNEKSFSFGLQTLKSLKCVINMEKHHLVLGKMDREEIPFVDSISAGMGEHTLEA